A single Bacillota bacterium DNA region contains:
- a CDS encoding Gx transporter family protein yields MSHGPRVRDLALFSLLLALSLALHAIEALLPPFPVPGARLGLANAVSLLVLWRWGT; encoded by the coding sequence GTGAGCCACGGCCCACGGGTTCGGGATCTGGCGCTCTTCTCGCTGCTGCTGGCCCTCTCGCTTGCGCTGCACGCCATCGAGGCCCTGCTGCCTCCCTTTCCAGTGCCGGGGGCCCGCCTGGGGCTGGCCAACGCCGTCTCGCTGCTGGTGCTCTGGCGATGGGGGAC
- a CDS encoding FAD:protein FMN transferase, with protein MRRVPAWLPAALGAVVMAAAGSLALRWHSGAAGEAALAPPAAPAVPARERREASGEAPVVFRAGFAMGSFVRITAAGPGADRAAAAALQELDRLDSLLDRFYPGSAVAAVNAQAGRARVPVPQEVAQLVELALKIAERTGGAFDPTVGPLVDAWGFGSEFERRRPARPPEQAAIERARRLVNYRDVKVERRDGEAWVGLARPGMVLDLGAIAQGYGAERAAAVLRAHGVKSALVDVGGEIVAIGTRPSGPQGANRTAGSGPWRVGVRHPRFQDRLVATVLLEDRAAATSGDYERCFEYQGSRFGHVIHPFTGWPARGLVSVTVIHRSATVADALATAVMVLGPEKGETIIRSWPGAEAILVDEHLNVRQVKGP; from the coding sequence GTGAGGCGCGTGCCGGCTTGGCTGCCCGCCGCGCTCGGAGCCGTCGTAATGGCAGCGGCCGGATCGCTGGCGCTGCGCTGGCATTCTGGGGCCGCCGGCGAAGCTGCCCTCGCCCCACCGGCCGCTCCTGCTGTCCCGGCCCGGGAGCGGCGCGAAGCCTCCGGCGAGGCGCCCGTCGTCTTCCGGGCAGGCTTCGCGATGGGCAGCTTCGTCCGGATCACGGCGGCCGGGCCGGGGGCTGACAGAGCCGCCGCCGCGGCGCTCCAGGAGCTGGACCGGCTCGACTCGCTGCTTGACCGGTTTTACCCCGGAAGCGCCGTTGCTGCCGTCAACGCTCAGGCCGGGCGCGCCAGGGTGCCCGTCCCCCAAGAGGTCGCTCAACTTGTCGAACTCGCGCTCAAGATCGCAGAACGCACGGGTGGCGCGTTCGACCCGACCGTTGGCCCCCTGGTGGACGCGTGGGGCTTCGGCTCGGAGTTCGAACGCAGGCGTCCAGCCCGCCCACCGGAGCAGGCCGCCATCGAGCGTGCCAGGCGGCTGGTGAACTACCGGGACGTCAAGGTCGAGAGGCGAGACGGGGAGGCGTGGGTCGGGCTCGCCCGGCCCGGAATGGTGCTGGACCTTGGCGCCATTGCGCAGGGTTACGGAGCCGAACGCGCCGCAGCCGTGCTCCGGGCACACGGCGTGAAGTCCGCCCTGGTGGACGTTGGGGGAGAGATCGTGGCCATCGGGACGCGGCCGTCCGGGCCGCAAGGCGCCAACCGGACGGCAGGATCCGGGCCCTGGCGTGTTGGAGTCCGCCACCCCCGATTCCAGGATCGCCTGGTGGCCACCGTGCTTCTCGAGGACAGGGCCGCCGCCACCTCGGGGGACTACGAGCGCTGCTTCGAGTACCAGGGGAGCCGTTTTGGCCACGTGATCCATCCCTTCACGGGCTGGCCGGCGCGGGGGCTTGTCAGCGTCACCGTGATCCACCGGTCAGCGACCGTGGCCGACGCGCTGGCGACCGCCGTCATGGTGTTGGGTCCCGAGAAGGGCGAGACGATCATCCGCAGCTGGCCGGGCGCCGAAGCCATCCTCGTGGACGAGCACCTGAACGTGCGGCAGGTGAAGGGCCCGTGA
- a CDS encoding RnfABCDGE type electron transport complex subunit B — MVDGILRAAVLLGSLGLLFGIGLVVAGRFLKVQEDPRLGQVVESLPGANCGACGFSGCSAFARALVGQRAPMNGCRAGGDPVAERLARILGQNVEVAGRRVARVLCGGDREKAAARAVYNGVPDCRAADAVTGGPKACPHGCLGYGSCVAACPFGALAMGPDGLPEVDEEKCTGCGLCELSCPRGAIRVLPASASYVRCVSAMPGKFVRQVCEAGCIGCRICERACDPDAIHVVDNLAAIDPDMCSHCGRCAEKCPTRCIVIVPAPIEVPVAVRAGDGA, encoded by the coding sequence ATGGTTGACGGAATTCTGCGGGCCGCCGTCCTGCTCGGGTCACTCGGCCTGCTGTTCGGTATCGGGCTCGTGGTTGCCGGCCGCTTTTTGAAGGTGCAGGAAGACCCCCGGCTGGGGCAGGTGGTGGAAAGCCTGCCGGGCGCCAACTGCGGTGCGTGCGGCTTTTCGGGCTGCTCGGCGTTTGCGCGAGCCCTGGTGGGGCAGCGCGCGCCGATGAACGGGTGCCGGGCGGGCGGCGACCCCGTGGCCGAGCGGCTGGCGCGCATCCTGGGGCAGAACGTCGAGGTGGCCGGGCGGCGCGTGGCGCGGGTGCTGTGCGGCGGGGACCGCGAGAAGGCCGCGGCGCGGGCCGTCTACAACGGGGTGCCCGACTGCCGGGCCGCCGACGCCGTGACGGGCGGGCCGAAAGCGTGCCCGCATGGGTGCCTCGGATACGGGAGCTGCGTTGCGGCGTGCCCGTTCGGGGCGCTGGCGATGGGGCCCGATGGGCTTCCTGAGGTGGACGAGGAGAAGTGCACGGGATGCGGGCTGTGCGAACTGAGCTGCCCCAGGGGGGCCATCCGGGTGCTGCCCGCATCGGCGTCGTACGTGCGGTGCGTGTCGGCGATGCCGGGGAAGTTCGTACGGCAGGTCTGCGAGGCCGGCTGCATCGGGTGCCGGATATGCGAGCGGGCATGCGACCCGGACGCCATTCACGTGGTGGACAACCTGGCGGCCATCGATCCTGATATGTGCAGCCATTGCGGGCGATGCGCCGAGAAGTGCCCGACGCGCTGCATCGTCATTGTGCCGGCCCCCATCGAGGTGCCGGTCGCCGTTCGCGCCGGGGACGGGGCCTGA